A single genomic interval of Oreochromis aureus strain Israel breed Guangdong linkage group 12, ZZ_aureus, whole genome shotgun sequence harbors:
- the LOC120443092 gene encoding translation initiation factor IF-2-like, translated as MIPPDMDPAVSEERLRREVMDRVYRLCDLWWEKPGEGLRRAVERRLQETLFKFPWLVDSLNSVVLDFLLSTLHLHSPTQAAHRPGQLVDSQPDTPAPTSTRKRRSRRRRSSPQPNSRTSQEPAVVNNTDNFSFPSPSVFVSAVDDDAADAAIRQPSAQAASPRSEVSTPLAASSSPAVALSSHPPAATILPSSSPPATSPPGPAQPEPEELALPEQEFGEPEQSQCCRRSQRWSSASQSRSSASGRSPRRQLGRRSSHISKQYISECVNGWMTECVKRFGVLRD; from the coding sequence ATGATCCCGCCAGACATGGACCCAGCAGTCTCTGAGGAAAGGCTCAGGAGGGAGGTTATGGACAGGGTTTACAGACTTTGTGATTTATGGTGGGAAAAGCCCGGAGAAGGGTTGCGTCGCGCCGTGGAGAGGCGGCTGCAGGAAACGCTTTTTAAATTCCCCTGGCTGGTGGACTCCCTCAATTCAGTCGTCCTGGACTTCCTACTCTCAACTCTCCACCTCCACTCTCCTACTCAGGCTGCTCACCGGCCCGGACAGCTGGTGGATTCACAGCCTGACACGCCGGCCCCGACGTCTACACGGAAACGACGTTCACGCCGCCGGCGTTCCTCACCGCAGCCGAATTCCCGGACGTCTCAAGAGCCGGCTGTCGTGAATAATACGGACAATTTTTCATTTCCCTCACcatctgtttttgtgtctgcagtGGATGATGACGCCGCTGACGCTGCTATAAGACAGCCGTCAGCGCAGGCAGCATCACCTCGGTCAGAGGTCTCCACACCACTCGCTGCTTCATCATCTCCAGCTGTAGCACTGTCGTCTCATCCGCCTGCAGCCACCATTCTGCCATCTTCTTCACCACCTGCTACGTCGCCACCCGGACCTGCTCAGCCCGAACCGGAGGAGCTCGCGCTGCCTGAGCAGGAGTTCGGCGAGCCGGAGCAGAGCCAGTGCTGCCGCCGGAGCCAGCGCTGGAGCTCAGCGAGCCAGAGCAGGAGCTCGGCGAGCGGGAGGAGCCCGCGCCGCCAGCTGGGGCGGAGGTCATCTCACATATCAAAGCAGTATATTagtgagtgtgtgaatgggtggatgactgagtgtgtaaagcgctttggggtccttagggactag